A region from the bacterium genome encodes:
- a CDS encoding cytochrome c3 family protein yields the protein GSANKTLLVQDPATLCFECHDDPAEKAVVHEAAADGGCVDCHSPHASKNKALLIKPDPALCSECHEVADEGALHSIIKEDGCQACHDPHSSDNATLLSGPAEGLCSECHDSMVEGAFVHEAVSDGSCTDCHTPHASANRPLLLSDQRTLCGECHEILGEFDNKLHTALTEGSCTDCHAAHSGPQPQLLIAAYNKERYPDGFDPEMYALCFACHDPSLVTGKGEDGVTNFRDGGRNLHDLHVQGELKANKYGIVKRGKARSCVACHSPHGSSQPFDLLREYECETLMCYTMTFYPFDDGGKCMVGCHKPQSYHREMGISGEATEGQLGERREGGVAN from the coding sequence TCGAATGCCACGACGACCCTGCGGAAAAGGCTGTTGTCCACGAGGCCGCCGCGGACGGAGGGTGCGTGGATTGCCACAGTCCCCACGCCTCGAAGAACAAGGCGCTGCTCATCAAGCCCGATCCGGCCCTGTGTTCCGAGTGCCACGAGGTGGCCGACGAGGGGGCGCTTCACAGCATCATTAAGGAAGATGGCTGCCAGGCCTGCCACGACCCCCACTCGTCCGACAACGCCACCTTGCTGTCGGGCCCGGCCGAGGGGCTGTGCTCCGAATGCCACGACTCCATGGTCGAAGGGGCCTTCGTTCACGAGGCGGTCTCCGATGGGAGCTGTACCGATTGCCACACACCCCACGCCTCGGCCAACAGGCCCCTTCTCCTGAGTGACCAGCGCACCCTTTGCGGGGAGTGCCACGAGATCCTGGGTGAATTCGACAACAAACTGCACACTGCCCTTACGGAGGGCAGCTGCACCGACTGCCACGCTGCCCACTCCGGGCCCCAGCCGCAACTCCTGATCGCCGCGTACAACAAGGAGCGTTACCCGGATGGTTTCGACCCGGAGATGTACGCTCTGTGCTTTGCGTGCCACGATCCCTCCCTTGTTACCGGCAAGGGGGAGGACGGGGTCACCAACTTCCGGGACGGGGGCAGGAACCTTCACGACCTCCACGTCCAGGGAGAGCTCAAGGCCAACAAGTACGGCATCGTCAAGAGGGGCAAGGCGCGTTCGTGCGTTGCCTGCCACAGCCCCCACGGCTCCTCCCAGCCCTTTGACCTGCTCCGCGAGTACGAGTGCGAGACGCTCATGTGCTACACCATGACCTTTTATCCCTTCGACGACGGGGGCAAATGCATGGTGGGGTGCCACAAGCCCCAGTCGTATCACAGGGAAATGGGGATTTCGGGGGAGGCGACGGAGGGCCAGCTGGGAGAGCGCAGGGAGGGCGGGGTAGCGAATTAG